The Xyrauchen texanus isolate HMW12.3.18 chromosome 38, RBS_HiC_50CHRs, whole genome shotgun sequence genome window below encodes:
- the LOC127631892 gene encoding potassium voltage-gated channel subfamily E member 4-like has protein sequence MELARNVTGPDALSPQQTTGVSSPGGSVGNAYLYIVIVVSFYGVFLIGIMLVYMRTERREKKRSNAFTRLHEEEQREWGAGQNKQSLSLHTLRSTPVPFMLCAGRHTGCALEGGKVFAPLACALCSVEQSSVSSLSSTADVRFAIEEESDIGVTGEGPEGSLKTGSVSDHNSDGSSGENLKEAS, from the coding sequence ATGGAGTTGGCGCGCAACGTCACTGGGCCGGACGCGCTCTCGCCGCAGCAGACCACCGGAGTCTCCTCGCCCGGGGGAAGCGTCGGTAACGCGTATTTGTACATCGTCATCGTGGTGTCCTTCTACGGAGTTTTCCTCATCGGGATCATGCTTGTTTACATGCGCACCGAGCGGCGCGAGAAGAAGCGCTCAAATGCGTTCACGCGTCTGCACGAGGAGGAGCAGCGCGAGTGGGGCGCGGGGCAAAATAAGCAAAGTTTAAGCCTCCACACGTTGCGCTCCACACCGGTGCCGTTCATGCTGTGCGCCGGCCGGCACACTGGCTGCGCGCTCGAGGGCGGGAAGGTTTTCGCACCTCTCGCGTGCGCGCTGTGCTCGGTGGAGCAAAGCAGCGTGAGTTCTCTCAGCTCCACCGCAGACGTGCGCTTCGCCATCGAGGAGGAGTCGGACATCGGCGTTACCGGTGAAGGACCCGAGGGCTCGCTGAAGACAGGCTCCGTCTCGGACCACAACAGCGACGGATCGTCAGGGGAAAACCTCAAAGAAGCGTCCTGA